The following is a genomic window from bacterium.
TCCACCACTACAAGATCGACGAGCACGGGCTGATCACTTGGGCGAACCTGATCGTCGCCACCGGCCACAACAACTTGGCGATGAACCAAGGGGTGCTGCAGGTGGCGCGGCACTTCGTCCGCGGGACGAAGATCGAAGAGGGGATGCTCAACCGCTGCGAGGCGGTGATCCGCGCCTTCGATCCGTGCCTCTCCTGCTCGACCCACGCGGTCGGCCAGATGGCGTTGGCGATCGACCTGCGCGCGCCCGACGGCGCGCTCGTGGATCACGTCGAGCGCTGATCGCCCGGCCGGCATCCTGGTGTTTCTCCGCGGCCCGGGGCGTCTCGTCCCGGGCCGCATTCTTTCGGCGCCGGAAGGCCGCGAAAGAGCCCTCTTCGCTTAGAATGAGCCCGCGCCCCGGCGTTTCGCGGCGCCTCGCGCGGGGAGGGGAGAGCGTTGGACGCGACGGAGCAGAAGCGCGCTGCGGCCCCGCTGGGCGTGGCCGGCGACGTCGTCTCCAAGCGCTTCGCCGAGTCGGGGGCGGTGGGCCTCCTGTACGTGTCGCTGCCGGGGCTCGCCGCGGTCGAGGCGGGGTTCGGCATCGAGGCCCACGCGCAGAGCGTCCGCGCGCTGTGGGATCTCGTCGAGCGGTTCGTCGCCGGCGTCCGCGCCGAAGGGGACCTGCTCGTCGCCGCCGAGTCGTCCCCCGAGGAGCTCGTCGCGCTGCTCTTCCGCGAGCGGAGCCGGCGCCTCTTCTACACCGAGGAGCTGCCCGCGCTGTCGGACAAGCTGCACGCGCTGGTGCGGCAGCAGGCGGGACGGATCGGCTATCCGTACGTGACCGACCTCGCCGACGCGCGCGTCGGCTACGCGGTGGCGCTGCACAACCCGCAGCTGCGCGACGACCGCCAGCTGCGGACGGCGCTCGACCGCGCGCGGGCGGACGCGCAGCTCAACGCGCGGATCCGCGCGCGGGAAAGCGCGCGGGCCTTCCTCTCGATGGTCCTCGGCGAGAAGGTGCAGAGCGTCTACCAGCCGATCGTCGATCTCGACGGCGGGCGGACGCTGGCCTACGAGGCGTTGGTCCGCGGCCCGCAGGCGACGTTCTGGCGCGAGCCGGAGGCGCTGTTCCGCGCGGCGGAGGAGGCGGGGGTCGTCTTCGAGGTCGACTGCCTCTGCCGGCAGGCGGCGCTGCGCGGCTTCGCCGAACGGCGGGCGATGTCGGGCAAGCTGTTCCTGAACTGCCTGCCCTCGGCGATCCACGACCCGATCTTCCGCGGCGACAAGCTGCGCGAGACGCTGGAGCGCTGCCGGTTGACCCCTTCCGACCTCGTCTTCGAGATCTCGGAGAAGGAGTCGATCAAGAACTTCAACATCTTCCGCGAGACCCGCGACTACTACCGCAATCTGGGGATCCAGTTCGCGCTCGACGACACCGGCGCCGGCTACGCGGGGCTCGAGGCGGTGATGCAGCTCGCGCCCGACTACATCAAGGTGGACATCTCGCTGGTCCACTCGATCGACGCCGACAACGGCCGCCAGGGCTTGATGAAGGCGGTGATCTCGATGGCCGAGGCGATCGGCGCGAAGGTGATCGCGGAAGGGGTGGAGACCGAGGCCGAGCTGGAGACGGTCCGCGCGCTCGGCGTGTCCTACGGGCAGGGGTACCTGCTCGGGCGGCCGGAGCCGGCGCGCTGAGCGGCGCTTTGGGCGTCGGGGCGCCGCCGCGCGTCGCGGGCGTCGAGGCGGCGGCACGCGGGGCGGGCGTCGAGGCGCCGCTCGGCGCTTCGGGCTTCTCGTTGGTCGGAGGCGTCTTGCCGTGAACGCGAACGGGGCGGGAGGGCGGCGGGCGCCGCTCGTCGTGGGGGTCGGGGCGCCGCTGCGCGGCGACGACGCGGTCGGCTGGGCGGTGGTGGAGCGGCTGCGCCGTTCGCCGCAGGGGGCCCTGCTGGATCTGCGCGAGGAACAGCAGCTCGCGCCGGAACTCGCGGCCGATCTCGCGGAGGTTCCGGCCGCGGCGATCGTGGACGCGTCGGTCGATCTCGCGCCGGGCGTCGTGCGCGTCGCGCGCGTGGCGTCGTCGCCCGAACGGCCGGGCGCGTTGTCGCACTCGCTGGACGCGGGGGCGTTGGTCGCGCTGGCGGGGTCTCTTTACGGGCGGGCGGCGGAGACGTGGTTGGTGGAGGTCGGGGCGGCGAGCTTCGATCTCGGGGCGCCGCTGAGTTCCGTCGTCGAGGGCGCCGTGGACGAAGCTGCGGCGGCCGTGATCGCGCGCTTGCTGAGGTGAGTTTTGCCGACGACGCGCGCGGGTCTCGCGAGATAACGATTTGCGGAGCAAGGCGCGTGGAGTTTGCTGGGCAATGCGCGCGGAATTTCGCGCGTCCCGGGGGCGATCGGCGGGATGGAGGATCGCGCGGGGCGGGGTCAGCGCGCGGGCGGGAGGGGGGCGTCGATCACGATCGCCGCGCAGTCCGAGGAGGCCGGCGGCGCGGCGGCGGGAGCGCCGACGCCGAGGCCGCGGAGCGAGCCGACGAGCGGGGCGTACTGGTCGCGCGGCACGATCATCTTCACGATCCGGCGCGGCTGCGGGATGAGGTATCCCTTGCCCTGGAAACGGGGCGCCATCTGCCCGAGCGTGAGCGCGGGATCGACCGGCGACGCCGACGACCACGGGGCGAGCCCCGGGGCGGTCCACGTGGCGCGGCAGGCTTCGATGTTG
Proteins encoded in this region:
- a CDS encoding EAL domain-containing protein; its protein translation is MDATEQKRAAAPLGVAGDVVSKRFAESGAVGLLYVSLPGLAAVEAGFGIEAHAQSVRALWDLVERFVAGVRAEGDLLVAAESSPEELVALLFRERSRRLFYTEELPALSDKLHALVRQQAGRIGYPYVTDLADARVGYAVALHNPQLRDDRQLRTALDRARADAQLNARIRARESARAFLSMVLGEKVQSVYQPIVDLDGGRTLAYEALVRGPQATFWREPEALFRAAEEAGVVFEVDCLCRQAALRGFAERRAMSGKLFLNCLPSAIHDPIFRGDKLRETLERCRLTPSDLVFEISEKESIKNFNIFRETRDYYRNLGIQFALDDTGAGYAGLEAVMQLAPDYIKVDISLVHSIDADNGRQGLMKAVISMAEAIGAKVIAEGVETEAELETVRALGVSYGQGYLLGRPEPAR
- a CDS encoding hydrogenase maturation protease, whose translation is MNANGAGGRRAPLVVGVGAPLRGDDAVGWAVVERLRRSPQGALLDLREEQQLAPELAADLAEVPAAAIVDASVDLAPGVVRVARVASSPERPGALSHSLDAGALVALAGSLYGRAAETWLVEVGAASFDLGAPLSSVVEGAVDEAAAAVIARLLR